Genomic window (Flavobacterium oreochromis):
TCTATTAATAATTTAGTAGCTGTAGGTCTAGATGTACAAATAATTTGAGCGATATCAGTTTGAGTTAAATAATTCTCTAACGTTATATTATCTCCTTCTTTTTTTCCTTCTTTTTCAGACCAATCTAGTAAAAATGTTTTAAGACGGGTTTTAGCGTCTTTAGACATAAGATTTGAATAATTGTTTTTAATTCTTTTTAGTTTGAGACCTACAAACTTCATGTAACTTAGTGCTAAATCAGGATGTTTGAGCATTAAATTTTCAAAATCAGATAATAAAAAACTACATATTGATACTTCTTCTGTAAGTGCTATTGCTAATTCATTAGATGTTTTATCAGGTTCTAAGGTTAATTCTCCAAAAAGATCTCCTTTTTGTATAATATCCTTTATGGTTTCATTACCTTCTTGATCTATAGCTACAATTTTTATACTTCCTTTTTTTAATAAAAAAACACGAGGTGTTTCAGAATCAGAGAAATAAATAATTTCACCTTTTTTAGCTTTTTTAAAGCCAACGATGATACATAACTGCTTAAGTTGTGACATACTTAAGGTTCTGAAAAGTTTATGATCTCTTAAATACCAATATTTTAATTCTTCATACATATATCTGAGATTGAATGTTAAAATTAAGCAATTGTGTTAGAAAAGTAGAGGGATTAACAAAATTTTGTGTTTATTTTATTTTATTCAATTTAAAAAATGAAGGCTTTATTTTTTTAAAGTAGTAGTATCATAGATCTAATACTTTTTTACTATTAAATGTATTTTTAATTTATTATTACAGATAATTTAAAAGTATTTTATTGCTAAAGATCCTAGATTGTAATTATTTCAAATAAAATAGGGAAGTATAAGAAGGTGTAAAAAAGGAGAAATTATTTTTGTTTTAATTCTTGACAGTTTTTAAAACTGCCAAGAATTAAGAAAATTATTTTAAGATACCAGCACAAGCAATTCGACCTCCAGCATTACCGGTTGGTTGTGTTGTAAAATCATCAACACCTTTATGGATGATTAAACCTTTACCTGTTATATCTCTGGCAGGATCACCGCAACCAATACACCACTCGTCAGTAGCAAAATTCACCACTGCATTGCCATTTGCATCAGCAGTAAAGTTTCCTATATCACCTCTATGGTATTCAGCTTGACCCCATTTACCATGTTTTTTAAAAGTAGGGTTCCAGTGTCCGCCTGTTGAAGTACCATCAGGAGCAGAACAATCTGCTTTTTCATGTAAATGAATAGCATGTTCTCCAGGAGTTAATCCATTCATATTTGCTACCATTGTGATGATACCATTTTTTTCTGAAAATATAGCGGTACCAGTTACTTTACTATCACTTTTTGAAGTAAGTTCAACTTTTATTTCATTTTTAGTAATATGTGAACTTTGACAGCTACCATATATTGCCAACATGAAAAGACTAAATGCAATTGTTTTTTTCATTATTTTAAAGATGTTTATGATTAAAGATTAAAAGTATTTTATTTAATACTTTTAGAATGATTTCCTATTGTAGAAAATAGAAAGGTATCATATTGCAAATTTAAAATATAGAAACAATCATTTTACTGTTAATGATAGTTAAAATTTATATAAATATAAGTTAAACAAAAAGCTATTTAGATTTTTCACCTATAAATTGATCCTTTTGCGATTTGAATAATACATTAAATGTAGTTAATGTACCATAAATACGTGTTATATATTGTTGTAATTCAATTTTTTCAATTTCTTCTAATTTACTAGCATTAATTTTTTGCTCCATTACACGAAGACGATCTCGTAGCATAACAATTTTATGGAAAAAGGTATCAATAGGAATATCTTTTCCTTGTAATCCAGCCTGATTAGGAATTAATTTCATAGTACCACCTTTCCACTTATCACCTATAGCAACGGGCTCACCTAATCCATTCCATTTTTTTAAAATAGATAATAGACTTTGCTCAACATCATAAAAACTAATTGTATCTACTTCGTTGGTGGTTTCTTCAATAATATCAAAAGTACTATCTATTGAAATGGTTTCGAGTCCACTATCAATAAATGTAACCCAATAGTCTTTAGAAGATACATTGGTAATAACTCCCTTACCGTATTGAGGATGATTTATTCTAGATCCGATGCCTAATAATTTCATAATAAATAAATTAAGAATTAATGTGTTACTTTAGCTTGTTTTTGTTAAATATAGAGAAAAGTTTAATAAAAAAAGGCCACTATATAAATTTAGTGACCTTTTTAACCAAACTAATTAAAATTTAAAGGCTTAATAGCAATATCCATTTTCTGCAATCATTTTTGCAGTAATTGTTTCGCGTAATGCTACTACATTTGGCATATTGGTATATTTTGTAAAACGGCGTAATCCCATTAACATCATACGTTGCTCATCTCCTTCAGCAAAAGAAACAATTCCTTCTTTTCCTTTTTGAGAAACGATGTCTACAGCTTGATATAAGTATAATTGCGCCATTGCAATTTGTTCTTTTATATTTTCAGCACCTTTAGCTTTAGCTAATTTTTCTGTACGTAAAATTCCTGATTCAGCCATGTAAATTTCAATTAACATATCTGAAGCAGCCATTAGTAATTGTTGGTGCTTCTCTAAATCTGGACCAAATTTTTGTACAGCAGATCCTGCTACCATTAAAAATGCTTTTTTCAATTTGCCGATTAATTCTTTTTCTTCAGCAAATAATTCTGTGTAATCAGGAATATTGAAATCAGGAATACCCATTAATTCTTCAGCAACTTTCATTGCAGGTCCTAATAAATCCACTTGACCTTTCATCGCTTTTTTGATTAACATACCTACTGATAACATACGGTTGATTTCGTTTGTTCCTTCGTAGATACGTGCAATACGAGCATCTCTCCAAGCTGATTCCATAGGAGTTTCTTCAGAGAATCCCATACCACCAAAAATTTGGATTCCTTCGTCAGTACAGCTTTGTACGTCTTCAGAAACAGCTACTTTTAGGATAGAACATTCAATAGCAAATTCTTCCACTCCTTTTAATTCAGCTTCTTGGTGTGATTTGCCTTCTGCTTCACGTAATTGAATTCTCGTTTCAATATCTTTAGCAGCGCGGTAAGAAGCTGCTTCATCAATATAAGCATTAGTAGCCATATTCGCTAATTTAGCTTGAATAGCACCAAAGTTAGCGATAGGTGTTTTAAATTGGATTCTTTCATTTGCATATTTTACTGCTTCTGTAATCGTACGACGTTGTGCATCTAAACAAGCAGCTGCTAATTTAATACGACCTACGTTTAAAGCATTCATAGCAATTTTAAATCCTTCTCCACGACCTGCTAACATATTTTCAACTGGTACGACTGTATCGTTGAAGAAAACTTGACGAGTAGAAGAAGAACGAATACCTAATTTGTGCTCTTCTTCACCTAAAGTAATTCCGTTAGGATTTGCTGGATCATACTCAACAATAAAACCAGTGATATTTTTATCATCTTCAATACGAGCAAAAACGATCATTAAATTACAGAAACCTGCATTAGAGATCCACATTTTTTGTCCATTGATTTTGTATGTTTTGCCATCAGCAGCTAATTCCGCTTTTGTTTTTCCTGAATTAGCATCTGATCCTGCTCCGGGCTCTGTTAAACAGTAAGCACCAAACCATTCGCCTGAAGCTAATTTAGGTACATATTTTAAACGTTGTTCTTCTGTACCATATAAAGTAATTGGCATAGTACCAATACCGGTGTGTGCACCAAAAGCAGTTGAGAAAGATCCAGTTGCTCCAGAAATGTAATCACAAGTTAGCATAGTAGATACAAATCCCATTCCTAAACCTCCGTAAGCTTCAGGAACTGCTACGCCTAGGAAACCAAGTTCACCTGCTTTACGCATAACTTCTTCAGTATAAGCGTAGTCTTTTTTCTCAAATCTTGGTTTTTGAGCCCATAATTCTTTATCAACGAATTCTTTTATAGAATCACGCATCATGATTTGCTCCTCAGAAAAATCTTCTGGAGTAAAAACGTTTTCA
Coding sequences:
- a CDS encoding superoxide dismutase family protein, which produces MKKTIAFSLFMLAIYGSCQSSHITKNEIKVELTSKSDSKVTGTAIFSEKNGIITMVANMNGLTPGEHAIHLHEKADCSAPDGTSTGGHWNPTFKKHGKWGQAEYHRGDIGNFTADANGNAVVNFATDEWCIGCGDPARDITGKGLIIHKGVDDFTTQPTGNAGGRIACAGILK
- a CDS encoding acyl-CoA dehydrogenase family protein; amino-acid sequence: MEDITRGGQFLVKETKCENVFTPEDFSEEQIMMRDSIKEFVDKELWAQKPRFEKKDYAYTEEVMRKAGELGFLGVAVPEAYGGLGMGFVSTMLTCDYISGATGSFSTAFGAHTGIGTMPITLYGTEEQRLKYVPKLASGEWFGAYCLTEPGAGSDANSGKTKAELAADGKTYKINGQKMWISNAGFCNLMIVFARIEDDKNITGFIVEYDPANPNGITLGEEEHKLGIRSSSTRQVFFNDTVVPVENMLAGRGEGFKIAMNALNVGRIKLAAACLDAQRRTITEAVKYANERIQFKTPIANFGAIQAKLANMATNAYIDEAASYRAAKDIETRIQLREAEGKSHQEAELKGVEEFAIECSILKVAVSEDVQSCTDEGIQIFGGMGFSEETPMESAWRDARIARIYEGTNEINRMLSVGMLIKKAMKGQVDLLGPAMKVAEELMGIPDFNIPDYTELFAEEKELIGKLKKAFLMVAGSAVQKFGPDLEKHQQLLMAASDMLIEIYMAESGILRTEKLAKAKGAENIKEQIAMAQLYLYQAVDIVSQKGKEGIVSFAEGDEQRMMLMGLRRFTKYTNMPNVVALRETITAKMIAENGYCY
- a CDS encoding Crp/Fnr family transcriptional regulator, which encodes MYEELKYWYLRDHKLFRTLSMSQLKQLCIIVGFKKAKKGEIIYFSDSETPRVFLLKKGSIKIVAIDQEGNETIKDIIQKGDLFGELTLEPDKTSNELAIALTEEVSICSFLLSDFENLMLKHPDLALSYMKFVGLKLKRIKNNYSNLMSKDAKTRLKTFLLDWSEKEGKKEGDNITLENYLTQTDIAQIICTSRPTATKLLIELEEEGLILYTRKEIIIPNINLLQ